A single window of Granulicella mallensis MP5ACTX8 DNA harbors:
- the egtB gene encoding ergothioneine biosynthesis protein EgtB: MSTLQSKYQAVRSMTRSLVAPLSAEDQMVQSCPEASPVKWHQAHTTWFFETFVLRPYLCDYRPFREEFHRLFNSYYLALGEEIPEKKLRASFSRPSLDEVLAFRAHVDQEMERLFACSLDPEVSRRIMLGLNHEQQHQELALTDIKHAFFSNPLRLSYGSAALPKEAPQPSPQLRWLDFEGGITEIGYPLNVAEPLDFCFDNETPCHKVYLAPFLIANRKVTCREYLEFMADEAYTRPSLWLSEGWEAVTRGAWKAPLYWERDAGDAAGWRIFTLKGWHGLAELLDTPVCHVSFFEADAFARWRACRLPTEAEWESIASRERRHGNLLDTGRLHPAVATGAGMEQLFGDCWEWTASPYLGYPGYKPLPGALGEYNGKFMSNQMILRGGSCITPADHVRATYRNFFHPATRWQFTGIRLAI; this comes from the coding sequence ATGTCCACTCTCCAGTCAAAATATCAAGCTGTGCGATCGATGACGCGCTCTCTCGTTGCTCCTTTGTCCGCGGAGGATCAAATGGTGCAGTCGTGTCCGGAGGCTAGTCCGGTCAAATGGCATCAGGCGCATACCACCTGGTTCTTCGAGACCTTTGTCTTGCGGCCGTATCTGTGTGACTACAGGCCCTTTCGCGAAGAGTTTCATCGCCTCTTCAATAGCTATTACCTCGCGCTTGGTGAAGAGATTCCCGAGAAGAAGTTGCGAGCGTCGTTCTCTCGGCCATCGCTCGATGAGGTTCTGGCTTTCCGTGCTCATGTCGATCAGGAGATGGAGAGGTTGTTTGCGTGTTCTCTTGATCCAGAGGTATCAAGGCGGATCATGCTGGGGCTGAATCACGAACAACAGCATCAGGAACTTGCCCTTACCGATATCAAGCATGCCTTTTTCTCGAACCCCTTACGTCTCTCGTACGGATCTGCGGCGCTGCCGAAAGAAGCTCCTCAGCCGAGTCCTCAACTCAGATGGCTGGATTTTGAGGGTGGGATTACCGAGATCGGGTATCCGCTGAACGTTGCCGAACCTTTGGACTTTTGTTTTGACAACGAGACTCCGTGCCATAAGGTTTATCTGGCTCCATTCCTGATTGCGAACCGTAAGGTGACCTGCCGTGAGTATTTAGAGTTCATGGCTGATGAGGCTTATACACGCCCTTCGCTCTGGCTGTCTGAGGGGTGGGAAGCCGTAACACGAGGAGCCTGGAAAGCACCGCTCTATTGGGAGCGAGATGCTGGCGATGCGGCAGGTTGGCGTATCTTCACGCTCAAGGGATGGCACGGACTTGCGGAGTTGCTTGATACCCCCGTCTGTCACGTTAGCTTCTTCGAGGCAGACGCCTTTGCGCGTTGGCGTGCTTGCCGGCTTCCAACAGAGGCAGAGTGGGAATCGATTGCGAGCAGGGAACGCCGGCATGGAAATCTGCTGGATACCGGAAGGCTGCATCCTGCTGTGGCGACTGGCGCCGGCATGGAGCAACTGTTCGGAGATTGCTGGGAATGGACAGCCAGCCCCTACTTGGGCTACCCGGGGTATAAACCTCTCCCCGGTGCACTCGGCGAATACAACGGCAAATTTATGTCGAACCAGATGATCTTGCGCGGAGGGTCATGCATCACCCCTGCCGATCACGTGC